A genome region from Yoonia vestfoldensis includes the following:
- a CDS encoding ABC transporter permease, with protein sequence MEILGNLGAELWAVLRTIARALPYLVGYVALVLATLLIWTWIKRLLRPRRDYTSLKTVTFGDESAVSSNFVASVVSVVLIFVFWAAFTGSRLLPEVLHAPGPFIGTGSFSYTITTPSGETDDAMVQVLVHPVGATATAPQVDPGDGIAKNDSTTIAAYRTQLLRVDENDEMGRAEETFITAVDGQNIAPGAAVDVAFGRVAMSERGTLNIIPATGLQMEPIWLPAPETVWARMTEIATAGYRNSTLAEHLGYSLFRVVVGFALGALVGIPLGYAMGLSNWFRGWFDPIVEFMRPVPPLALIPLVIIWAGIGETGKIILLFLAALWIMAIAARSGVSGVRISKVHAAYSLGASKWQIMRHVIIPNSLPEIFTGARVAMGVCWGTVVAAELVAAEKGVGMMIMVASQFQSTDIVLMGIILIGVIGFGIDMLIRWAERLLVPWKGRG encoded by the coding sequence ATGGAAATTCTTGGCAATCTGGGCGCAGAGCTTTGGGCGGTGCTGCGCACCATTGCGCGCGCCTTGCCTTATCTGGTCGGCTATGTGGCGCTGGTGCTGGCGACGCTGCTGATCTGGACATGGATCAAGCGGCTGCTGCGGCCCCGGCGTGATTATACATCACTCAAGACCGTGACCTTCGGCGATGAAAGCGCGGTCAGCTCGAATTTTGTGGCCTCGGTCGTGTCGGTCGTGCTGATCTTTGTCTTCTGGGCGGCCTTTACCGGATCGCGGCTCTTGCCAGAGGTGCTGCATGCGCCGGGCCCGTTCATCGGCACGGGCAGCTTTAGCTATACGATCACCACGCCCAGTGGCGAAACCGATGACGCCATGGTGCAGGTGCTGGTCCATCCGGTTGGCGCGACGGCCACGGCACCGCAGGTTGATCCGGGTGACGGGATCGCCAAGAACGATTCCACCACGATTGCCGCCTACCGGACACAGCTGCTGCGGGTGGATGAAAACGATGAAATGGGCCGCGCCGAGGAGACGTTTATCACCGCTGTTGACGGCCAGAACATCGCGCCCGGCGCGGCGGTGGATGTGGCCTTTGGGCGGGTGGCGATGTCGGAACGCGGCACGCTGAACATCATCCCCGCAACGGGCCTGCAGATGGAACCGATCTGGCTGCCCGCGCCCGAAACCGTCTGGGCGCGCATGACCGAGATCGCGACGGCGGGATATCGCAATTCCACCTTGGCCGAGCATCTGGGCTATTCGCTGTTCCGGGTGGTCGTGGGCTTTGCGCTGGGGGCTTTGGTCGGCATTCCACTGGGCTATGCGATGGGGCTGTCGAACTGGTTTCGCGGCTGGTTTGACCCGATTGTCGAATTCATGCGGCCGGTCCCGCCGCTGGCCTTGATCCCGCTGGTCATCATCTGGGCGGGCATCGGCGAGACCGGCAAGATCATCTTGCTGTTTCTGGCCGCACTCTGGATCATGGCGATTGCCGCGCGCTCGGGTGTGTCGGGCGTGCGGATATCAAAGGTCCATGCGGCCTATAGCCTTGGCGCGTCCAAATGGCAGATCATGCGCCATGTGATCATACCCAATTCCCTGCCCGAGATTTTTACCGGCGCGCGTGTCGCGATGGGGGTCTGCTGGGGCACGGTGGTGGCCGCTGAACTGGTCGCGGCGGAAAAGGGCGTGGGGATGATGATCATGGTCGCCTCGCAATTTCAAAGCACCGATATCGTCTTGATGGGGATCATCCTGATCGGGGTCATCGGCTTTGGGATCGATATGCTGATCCGCTGGGCCGAACGTCTGCTGGTGCCGTGGAAGGGCCGGGGCTAG